A single window of Cryptococcus tetragattii IND107 chromosome 4 map unlocalized Ctg04, whole genome shotgun sequence DNA harbors:
- a CDS encoding glycerol-3-phosphate dehydrogenase (NAD(+)) — protein sequence MGKEKVAIVGSGNWGSAIARLAGMNTKKHPDVFDDSRVAVWVYEEEFEGKKLTEVINSEHENRKYLPGVKLEDNVVAIPDLKEAVKDATALIFVTPHQFLGRALDTLEGNVRKDAKAISLIKGVDVHGDDIHIFADVIEQRLGIPCSALSGANIANEVARDTFSETTIGYRNKEDGELWLKLFQTPKFKVQLIEDVAGVSLCGALKNIVAVAAGFVDGLGYGSNSKAAIMRIGLLEMKHFCQEFFTDVKEESFLQESAGVSDVITSCLAGRNYKVAAAFVGANKSFDQLESEMLNGQKLQGIHTAKDVHNFLNAKNRSRAYPLFDKVYQIAWEGVPVEQLTEGL from the exons AtgggcaaggaaaaggttgCTATCGTCGGCTCCGGCAACTG GGGCTCTGCTATCGCTCGACTTGCCGGTATGAACACTAAAAAACATCCCGACGTCTTTGACGATTCTCGCGTCGCTGTTTGGGTgtatgaggaagag TTtgagggcaagaagcttACTGAGGTTATCAATTCTGAGCACGAAAACAGGAAGTACCTCCCCGGCGTTAAGCTCGAGGACAATGTCGTAGCTATCCCCGACTTGAAAGAGGCTGTCAAGGACGCTACAGCCTTGATCTTTGTCACTCCTCACCAAT TCCTCGGAAGGGCTTTAGACACTTTGGAGGGTAACGTTCGGAAGGATGCCAAGGCTATCAGTCTTATCAAG GGTGTTGATGTTCATGGCGATGATATCCACATCTTTGCTGATGTTATCGAGCAACGTCTCGGTATCCCCTGCTCTGCCTTGAGTGGAGCCAACATTGCCAATGAAGTTGCTCGGGATACTTTCTCCGAGACTACGATCGGCTATCGaaacaaggaagatggagagttGTGGTTGAAGCTTTTCC aAACTCCCAAGTTCAAGGTTCAGCTCATTGAAGAT GTTGCTGGTGTCAGTCTTTGCGGTGCGCTCAAGAACATTGTCGCTGTCGCCGCTGGCTTTGTCGACGGTCTCGGCTACGGTAGTAACTCCAAGG CGGCCATCATGCGTATTGGTCTTCTCGAGATGAAGCACTTTTGCCAGGAATTCTTTACAGACgtcaaagaggagagttTCTTGCAGGAGAGTGCGGGTGTCAGTGATGTGATCACTTCTTGTCTTGCTGGAAGGAATTACAAGGTTGCAGCGGCGTTTGTAGGGGCCAACAAG TCATTTGATCAACTCGAATCAGAGATGTTGAACGGACAAA AGCTCCAAGGTATCCACACT GCCAAGGATGTGCACAACTTCCTCAACGCCAAGAACCGATCTCGAGCTTACCCCCTGTTCGACAAGGTCTACCAGATTGCCTGGGAAGGTGTGCCTGTTGAGCAACTCACGGAAGGGCTTTAA
- a CDS encoding 40S ribosomal protein uS3, protein MSASQIISKRRKFVADGVFQAELNDFFTRELAEEGYAGCEVRVTHARTEIIIRATHTQEVLGDKGRRIRELKALIEKRFKFPENALELYAEKVQYRGLSATAQAESLRYKLLGGLAMRRACYGVLRFVMESGAKGCEVVVSGKLRAARAKSMKFTEGFMVHSGQPARDFIDYAVRHVLLRQGVLGIKVKIMKPSDPAGRQGPAKNLPDDVQITEPKAEGVIEIRSDHKNPPVQAIPPTAAPAPEAQAAEAQY, encoded by the exons ATGTCTGCCTCTCAAATCATTAGCAAGCGCAGAAAGTTCGTCGCCGACGGTGTCTTCCAGGCCGAGCTCAACGACTTCTTCACCCGAGAGCTCGCTGAGGAGGGTTACGCCGGCTGTGAGGTCCGTGTCACCCACGCCCGTACCgagatcatcatcagggCTACCCACACCCAGGAGGTCCTCGGTGACAAGGGTCGACGAATTAGGGAGCTCAAGGCTTTGATCGAGAAGAGGTTCAAGTTCCCCGAGAACGCTCTCGAGCTCTACGCTGAGAAGGTCCAGTACCGAGGTCTCTCCGCCACTGCCCAGGCCGAGTCCCTCAGGTACAAGCTCCTCGGTGGTCTTGCTATGCGACG AGCCTGTTACGGTGTCCTCCGATTCGTCATGGAGTCTGGTGCTAAGGGTTGTGAGGTTGTCGTTTCCGGCAAGCTCCGTGCTGCTCGTGCCAAGTCTATGAAGTTCACTGAGGGCTTCATGGTCCACTCTGGTCAACCCGCTCGTGACTTCATCGACTACGCCGTTCGACACGTTCTCCTCCGACAGGGTGTCCTCGGTATCAAGGTCAAGAT TATGAAGCCTTCCGACCCCGCCGGCCGACAGGGTCCCGCCAAGAACCTCCCCGACGATGTCCAGATCACCGA GCCCAAGGCCGAGGGTGTCATCGAGATCCGATCCGACCACAAGAACCCCCCTGTCCAGGCTATCCCCCCTACCGCCGCTCCCGCTCCCGAGGCTCAGGCCGCCGAGGCTCAGTACTAG
- a CDS encoding chlorophyll synthesis pathway protein BchC yields MSTELNPDNTSFVLHGVEDVRFDQRPVPEIHNDQVLVKVVKTGICGSDVHYLQHGRIGSFVLEEPMCLGHESSGVVVKLGPNVREDLGVKVGTRVAMEPGVCCRSCANCKAGLYELCPYMSFAATPPTIFGTLCRYYVLPADLVHPLPESVSFEDGAMMEPLSVGVHSVATLGRCKSDQTVIVFGAGPVGLLCMAVARALGARRVIAVDINKERLDFAKSYAATDICIPGSKKDDEDGEAYTTRVAGELRQQLGIPERGKGAIDLAIEASGAPTCVQIGLAVLKPAGTYVQVGMGAKMTVPVPLFHIISKQLHVVGSFRYGSGDYPLAISLVERGLINLKPLVTQRFKFEDAKEAFEATKAGKDKDGKGVIKCVINGPE; encoded by the exons ATGTCTACCGAACTCAACCCAGACAACACCAGTTTTGTCCTCCACGGCGTCGAAGACGTCAGGTTCGACCAG CGTCCCGTCCCCGAGATTCACAATGACCAAGTCCTCGTCAAGGTCGTCAAGACCGGCATCTGTGGCTCTGATGTGCACTACCTTCAGCATGGCCGTATTGGCTCTTTTGTCCTCGAGGAGCCCATGTGTTTGGGCCACGAGTCCTCTGGTGTGGTCGTGAAGCTCGGTCCTAATGTGAGAGAGGACCTAGGTGTCAAGGTCGGCACCAGGGTGGCTATGGAACCTGGTGTTTGCTGTAGGTCTTGTGCCAACTGTAAAGCGGGCTTGTACGAG CTCTGTCCTTATATGAGCTTTGCCGCTACACCACCTACCATATTTGGTACACTCTGCCGATACTATGTGCTCCCGGCTGACCTCgtccaccctcttcccgaATCTGTTTcctttgaagatggtgctATGATGGAACCCCTGTCCGTCGGTGTTCACTCTGTTGCCACCTTGGGACGTTGCAAGTCTGACCAGACCGTCATTGTTTTTGGTGCCGGACCTGTCGGGCTGTTGTGTATGGCTGTTGCCAGGGCTCTGGGAGCGAGGAGGGTTATTGCCGTGGATATTAACAAGGAAAGACTGGACTTCGCCAAGAGCTATGCTGCCACTGATATCTGCATCCCT GGTTCtaaaaaggatgatgaagatggagaagcgTACACCACTCGAGTCGCTGGTGAACTTCGTCAGCAGCTCGGCATTCCCGAGCGAGGAAAGGGTGCCATTGATCTCGCCATCGAAGCTTCCGGTGCACCTACTTGTGTTCAAATCGGTTTGGCGGTATTAAAACCCGC CGGTACTTACGTCCAAGTTGGTATGGGTGCCAAGATGACCGTCCCCGttccccttttccacatcatctccaagcaACTCCACGTCGTCGGTTCCTTCCGCTATGGTTCTGGCGACTACCCTTTGGCTATTTCACTCGTTGAAAGGGGGCTGATCAACTTGAAGCCCTTGGTTACCCAGAGGTTCAAGTTTGAAGACGCCAAAGAAGCATTTGAGGCCACAAAGGCtggaaaggacaaggatgggaagggCGTGATCAAGTGTGTTATCAACGGACCGGAgtaa
- a CDS encoding mitochondrial 54S ribosomal protein bL34m: MPRLARVLALPLPPRARLAPLSNPRVTLSAPTPAPQSTILSSLRAPTSTCVASRPMALSSPSIPTHILPSSPAFSPLGALRYVAMGTFYQPSQRKRKNKHGFLSRLKGGKNARKMLLRRLLKGRKFLSH; encoded by the coding sequence ATGCCCCGTCTCGCCCGTGTCCTTGcactccctctcccacccaGGGCTCGCCTCGCTCCCCTCTCCAATCCTCGTGTGACCCTCTCTGCACCCACACCTGCACCTCAGTCTACCATTCTCTCGTCTCTGCGCGCGCCCACATCCACATGCGTCGCCTCTCGTCCTATGGCTCtttcatcaccatccatccccactcacatcctcccttcttcgccgGCATTCTCTCCGCTCGGTGCGCTTCGATATGTCGCCATGGGCACCTTCTACCAACCTTCccagagaaagaggaagaacaagcaTGGGTTTTTGAGTAGGCTCAAAGGGGGCAAGAACgcgaggaagatgttgctgaggaggttgttgaagggaaggaagttTTTAAGTCATTAG
- a CDS encoding RuvB-like helicase 1, translated as MSAAASSSTATVQPSGIITQPPPPSTLREQRIATHSHIKGLGLADDGTAMSSSQGFIGQTLAREALGLHLSLLKGGKYSGRPLLLVGPPGTGKTALALALSQELGSKVPFCAMVGSEVYSGEVKKTEVLGSCFRRAIGLRIKETKEVYEGEVTELTPSEAENPLSGYGKTISHVIVGLKTVKGTKQLRLDPSVYESIQKERVVVGDVIYIEANTGAVKRVGRSDAYASEYDLEAEEYVPLPKGDVHKRKELVQDVTLHDLDMANARPQGGQDIMSVMGQLVKGGRTEVTDKLRREINKVVDRYIEQGVAELVPGVLFIDEVHMLDMECFTYLNRALESPLSPYVVLASNRGISTIRGTEYDGVAGSASEGIRAPHGLPVDLLDRCMIVKTQLYTRDEIRRIVEMRCKVEGIAITSEALDKLADEGERSSLRYALQLLTPSGIVSKNKGKGEVGVADVEELGELFLDAKRSAGVLRSTEDFEKRY; from the exons AtgtcagcagcagcatccTCATCGACGGCGACAGTCCAGCCATCGGGCATTATCACCCAGCCCCCACCGCCATCCACCCTTCGCGAGCAGCGAATTGCGACACACTCCCACATCAAGGGTCTCGGTCTGGCAGATGACGGTACAGCCATGTCCTCGTCCCAGGGTTTCATCGGACAGACTCTGGCCCGCGAAGCCCTTGGGTTGCACTTGAGCTTGCTGAAAGGTGGCAAGTACTCGGGTAGGCCATTATTGCTTGTTGGCCCTCCTGGAACGGGAAAGACGGCGCTCGCTTTGGCGTTGAGTCAAGAGTTGGGCAGCAAGGTGCCGTTCTGTGCGATGGTTGGAAGTGAAGTATACTCTGgtgaagtgaagaagactgaaGTGCTGGGAAGCTGCTTCCGAAGGGCTATCG GGTTGAGGATTAAGGAGACAAAGGAAGTGTACGAAGGTGAAGTCACCGAACTCACCCCTTCTGAAGCCGAGAACCCTCTCTCTGGATATGGCAAGACCATCTCTCACGTTATTGTTGGTCTCAAGACAGTTAAGGGTACCAAACAACTTCGTCTTGACCCTTCGGTTTACGAATCCATCCAAAAGGAGCGAGTCGTTGTTGGAGACGTCATTTACATCGAAGCCAACACTGGTGCCGTCAAGCGTGTTGGTCGGTCGGACGCGTATGCTTCAGAATATGACCTTGAAGCCGAAGAGTATGTGCCCTTACCCAAGGGAGACGTACAcaaaaggaaggagttggTACAGGATGTGACACTGCACGATCTGGATATGGCCAACGCCAGACCTCAAGGCGGACAGGATATCATGAGTGTGATGGGTCAGCTGGTAAAGGGCGGCAGGACAGAAGTGACGGACAAGTTGAGGCGAGAGATTAACAAGGTTGTGGACCGGTATATCGAGCAGGGTGTGGCAGAGCTTGTCCCTGGTGTGTTGTTCATTGACGAA GTGCATATGCTTGACATGGAATGTTTCACCTACCTCAACCGTGCCCTCGAATCCCCCTTGTCCCCCTACGTCGTCCTCGCCTCCAACCGAGgcatctccaccatccgCGGTACAGAATACGACGGTGTTGCAGGTTCCGCTTCCGAAGGTATCCGTGCCCCCCACGGTCTCCCCGTCGACTTGCTCGACAGGTGCATGATTGTCAAGACCCAGTTGTACACCCGAGACGAAATTCGTCGTATTGTGGAGATGCGATGCAAGGTGGAAGGGATCGCGATCACCTCGGAGGCGCTGGATAAACTTGcggatgaaggggagaggagtAGTTTGAGGTATGCTTTGCAGCTCTTGACGCCCTCGGGGATTGTCAGTAAGAACAAAGGTAAAGGAGAGGTTGGTGTGGCGGATGtggaagagttgggagaACTATTCTTGGACGCTAAGCGGTCGGCGGGTGTCTTGAGAAGCACTGAAgattttgagaagaggtaCTAG